The proteins below come from a single Tissierellales bacterium genomic window:
- a CDS encoding PTS sugar transporter subunit IIA has translation MIGILVVTHGDLSKEVIKSAELIIGSQDNYKALGLKHGSNIEEFESNVLDQIENLSSKEGVLVFVDLYGGSPFNTIAKNLNKLNNSIKLECISGVNLPIVLEAFLNRDELNLSDLKNHCLKIGKESIKDIKQDLC, from the coding sequence ATGATTGGCATATTAGTGGTGACCCATGGAGATCTTTCTAAAGAAGTAATTAAAAGTGCTGAGTTAATTATTGGATCTCAGGACAATTATAAAGCATTAGGACTTAAACATGGAAGTAACATTGAGGAATTTGAATCTAATGTATTGGATCAAATAGAAAACCTTAGTAGTAAAGAAGGGGTCTTGGTCTTTGTTGACTTATATGGAGGGAGTCCTTTCAATACTATTGCAAAGAATTTAAATAAATTGAATAATTCAATTAAATTAGAATGTATAAGTGGGGTTAATTTACCTATTGTTTTAGAGGCTTTTTTAAACAGGGATGAACTTAATTTGTCTGATTTAAAGAATCATTGTTTAAAAATAGGAAAGGAAAGTATAAAAGATATAAAACAGGATTTGTGCTAA
- a CDS encoding PTS sugar transporter subunit IIB — MKNIVFTRVDDRLIHGQVITAWSKVTSANRILVVDDEVASDPFMAKVLKIAAPSTVKVDVHGIEEAVKLLKGEDEGDKIMVLVKYPDTVLSLIDNGIQIKELNVGGMGAKPGRKSLYKNISVSQDEKLIFRKLIERNVNVFIQIVPDAKKIEIQKYL; from the coding sequence ATGAAGAATATAGTTTTTACAAGGGTAGATGATAGGTTAATTCATGGTCAGGTTATTACTGCGTGGTCAAAGGTAACATCAGCAAATAGAATTTTAGTAGTAGATGATGAAGTGGCTAGTGATCCATTTATGGCTAAGGTTCTAAAAATAGCAGCTCCATCTACGGTTAAAGTAGATGTTCATGGTATCGAGGAAGCAGTAAAGCTGTTAAAGGGAGAAGATGAAGGAGATAAAATAATGGTACTTGTTAAATACCCAGATACTGTTCTTAGCCTTATAGATAATGGGATACAAATAAAGGAATTAAATGTTGGAGGCATGGGAGCTAAACCAGGAAGAAAATCTTTGTATAAAAATATTTCGGTTTCTCAGGATGAAAAACTAATATTTAGAAAATTAATTGAACGAAATGTTAACGTTTTTATACAGATTGTCCCAGATGCAAAGAAGATAGAAATACAAAAATATTTATAA